One genomic segment of Helianthus annuus cultivar XRQ/B chromosome 14, HanXRQr2.0-SUNRISE, whole genome shotgun sequence includes these proteins:
- the LOC110906974 gene encoding serine/threonine-protein phosphatase 7 long form homolog, whose product MNSKTDAQNEVFRFEYKAKHSRYIFNIKRSFNPFIIDKYSVNFDQPKMNFECHPGPLNASVLFLDKNHRAFEVFKNPTEYSNPINIRRSDQAFWQHMKENPVGRRVEGLIHAAGFSGILQIGYRYVDHALITALVERWRPETHTFHLPFGETTVTLQDVNVLWGLPIDGLPISGADTGMSVYTVSDKCQEVLGFTPEEGDVKGRRVKSSQVLQQITSNFSENQASDQDCIFRARQIIFYLIGCTILPNNANHLIDVKFLEFLVDLPACSGYSWGSAVLAHLYRNLCNAAAPNAIAITGPVALLQVWVWERFRCFAPAIAGFQYNAPLAAR is encoded by the coding sequence ATGAATTCGAAAACTGATGCACAGAATGAAGTCTTTAGATTTGAATATAAAGCAAAGCACTCGAGATACATTTTCAATATCAAACGAAGCTTCAATCCTTTCATTATCGATAAATATTCAGTCAACTTTGATCAGCCGAAGATGAATTTTGAATGTCATCCTGGTCCTCTTAATGCATCGGTGTTGTTCTTGGACAAGAATCACCGGGCGTTTGAGGTATTCAAAAATCCAACAGAGTATAGTAACCCAATAAATATTAGACGATCAGATCAAGCGTTCTGGCAGCATATGAAAGAAAATCCGGTTGGTCGAAGGGTAGAAGGTTTAATACATGCAGCAGGATTCAGCGGGATACTGCAAATTGGGTACCGGTATGTAGACCATGCCTTAATAACTGCGTTGGTTGAGAGGTGGAGGCCAGAAACTCACACGTTTCACCTTCCTTTTGGAGAAACCACTGTGACATTACAGGATGTCAACGTGTTGTGGGGGCTACCAATAGATGGGTTGCCTATATCTGGGGCTGACACTGGTATGTCAGTGTATACTGTAAGTGACAAGTGTCAAGAGGTGTTGGGGTTTACCCCTGAGGAAGGTGATGTGAAGGGCAGAAGGGTTAAGTCCTCCCAAGTTTTACAACAAATAACGTCGAATTTTTCTGAAAACCAAGCATCAGATCAAGACTGCATTTTTCGTGCACgtcaaataatattttatttgataGGGTGCACAATCTTACCTAATAATGCAAACCACCTgattgatgtcaaatttttagaaTTTCTCGTAGACTTGCCTGCATGTTCGGGATATAGTTGGGGCAGTGCTGTGTTAGCTCACCTTTACAGAAACCTTTGTAACGCTGCAGCACCTAATGCTATAGCCATTACTGGCCCAGTTGCGCTTCTACAAGTGTGGGTTTGGGAGAGGTTTCGTTGTTTTGCTCCTGCTATTGCCGGGTTCCAGTATAATGCCCCGTTAGCTGCTCGGTAG
- the LOC110906975 gene encoding uncharacterized protein LOC110906975: protein MENLLDWREPNAYHRYCLQHVRSNFSGRFKTKSLRKLCWMIGSTSQRRKYVWAVREMQMLNRGAWNYLNDIDKSKWTTVHDRGNRRWGNLTTNISESMNNVLREARLLPVKALIHYTFTKDVSEYARHAQMAQSCNTPLPPRIWSRFNKLHSVALQHEVSVYDVREVRYVVVSREETNDDGGNEYTIEYRRHLCSCGKWQMLRFPCSHAIAVYAWRGEQPHDVTNSIFHTTTYQEQYSGHFFTLGHKDEWEEADWTIQEDPSRVTTHRGRVLSRRIQNEMDVNYHDEPQARRCSRCGETGHNRKTCGRR, encoded by the coding sequence ATGGAGAACCTTCTGGATTGGAGGGAACCAAACGCCTACCACCGTTATTGTCTTCAGCATGTCAGAAGCAATTTTAGTGGTAGGTTCAAGACCAAATCTCTTAGGAAGCTGTGTTGGATGATCGGGAGCACAAGTCAACGAAGAAAGTATGTTTGGGCTGTGAGGGAAATGCAGATGTTAAATCGGGGTGCTTGGAACTACCTGAACGACATCGACAAAAGCAAGTGGACTACTGTTCATGACCGCGGAAACCGTCGTTGGGGTAACCTTACGACGAACATATCCGAGTCTATGAATAATGTCTTACGGGAAGCAAGACTCCTGCCAGTAAAAGCCTTGATTCATTATACGTTCACCAAGGACGTTTCAGAGTATGCTCGCCACGCGCAGATGGCCCAAAGCTGCAATACCCCTCTACCCCCTCGAATTTGGTCCAGGTTTAACAAGTTGCATTCAGTAGCCTTGCAACATGAAGTGTCCGTCTATGATGTCAGAGAAGTTCGCTACGTGGTAGTTTCAAGGGAAGAAACCAATGATGACGGTGGAAACGAGTACACCATTGAATACAGACGCCACCTGTGCTCATGCGGGAAATGGCAAATGCTTAGATTCCCTTGTTCCCATGCTATCGCCGTTTACGCTTGGAGGGGTGAGCAACCACATGACGTTACCAACTCCATATTCCACACCACCACCTATCAAGAACAGTACAGCGGTCATTTTTTCACCCTGGGACACAAAGATGAGTGGGAAGAAGCGGACTGGACAATTCAAGAGGACCCTTCGAGGGTCACAACACATCGAGGCAGGGTTCTTTCAAGAAGAATTCAAAATGAGATGGATGTTAACTACCACGATGAACCCCAGGCACGTCGATGCAGCAGATGCGGAGAAACCGGGCACAATAGGAAGACCTGTGGCCGACGTTAA